A part of Clostridium novyi genomic DNA contains:
- a CDS encoding chromate transporter has protein sequence MIKKQKLKVYIEMFVIFLKIGAFTIGGGYAMLPLIEREIVDKKSWIEKEEYLDMIALAQSSPGPIAVNTSVFVGYKIGGALGVLATTLGAVLPSFLIILIVASFFVEIQNNIIVEKVFKGIRPAVVALIAAPVISMGKDAKVNKKTVIIPIIVAILVGFFKVMAIIVIIVSAILGIVYTKYKGEKKDDTI, from the coding sequence TTGATAAAAAAACAGAAGCTAAAAGTTTATATTGAAATGTTTGTTATATTTTTAAAAATAGGGGCTTTTACAATTGGGGGAGGCTATGCAATGCTCCCTTTAATTGAAAGAGAAATAGTAGATAAAAAATCATGGATAGAAAAAGAAGAATATCTAGATATGATAGCGCTTGCACAATCATCACCAGGACCAATTGCTGTTAATACATCGGTATTTGTAGGATATAAAATAGGTGGAGCTCTAGGGGTTTTGGCAACAACACTAGGAGCTGTATTACCATCTTTTTTAATAATTTTAATTGTTGCTTCGTTTTTTGTGGAAATTCAAAATAATATTATTGTAGAAAAAGTTTTTAAAGGAATTAGACCAGCTGTAGTTGCACTTATAGCAGCACCAGTTATAAGTATGGGGAAAGATGCTAAAGTAAATAAAAAAACAGTAATTATACCAATTATAGTAGCAATTTTAGTGGGATTTTTTAAGGTTATGGCCATAATAGTTATAATAGTTTCAGCAATACTAGGTATTGTATATACAAAGTATAAAGGAGAGAAAAAAGATGACACTATTTAA
- the rimI gene encoding ribosomal protein S18-alanine N-acetyltransferase: MNNLSLQEMKEEDLESVLKINNICFNPPWKLQTLKNEFRNNFSKYIVLKDQHNEIIGYAGIWLIIDEAHITNIAVHPDYRGLGASNYLMNGIMDICTERKIPAITLEVRENNTVARNLYKKYGFLEEGLRKNYYGPNVNALVMWKKDVLE, translated from the coding sequence ATGAATAATTTATCACTTCAAGAAATGAAAGAGGAAGACTTAGAATCAGTATTAAAAATAAATAATATATGTTTTAATCCTCCTTGGAAGCTACAAACTTTAAAAAATGAATTTAGAAATAACTTTTCTAAATACATTGTATTAAAAGACCAACATAATGAAATCATAGGCTATGCAGGTATATGGCTTATTATAGACGAAGCTCATATAACTAATATTGCAGTACATCCGGATTATAGGGGTCTTGGTGCTAGCAATTATTTAATGAATGGCATAATGGACATATGTACAGAAAGAAAGATTCCAGCTATTACCCTAGAAGTTCGTGAAAATAATACTGTAGCTAGAAACTTATATAAAAAATATGGTTTTTTAGAAGAAGGCTTAAGAAAAAATTATTACGGACCTAATGTAAACGCCTTAGTAATGTGGAAAAAAGATGTTTTAGAATAA
- the tsaB gene encoding tRNA (adenosine(37)-N6)-threonylcarbamoyltransferase complex dimerization subunit type 1 TsaB has protein sequence MKILSIDSSTSSASCAILEDNKLLGEITLNDKKQHSVILMPLIDSLLKDLKLTINDIDAFAVSSGPGSFTGLRIGIATVKGLADGTGKPFVGISSLDGLAFNLAYSSGIICPIIDALRDNVYTALYSFEDGKLKKLTDYMALHIDELISIIKETNCDSVNFIGDAIPKFKDKLSISFSKVYFAPNNVNFARASSLGELGLQLLKDGVSDNSLTFAPIYLRKSQAEREYENKLRMKENE, from the coding sequence ATGAAAATTCTTAGCATAGATTCTTCTACTTCCAGCGCATCTTGTGCTATTTTAGAAGATAATAAACTATTAGGTGAAATAACTCTAAATGATAAAAAACAACATTCTGTCATATTAATGCCTCTAATCGATTCTTTATTAAAGGATTTAAAATTAACAATAAATGATATAGATGCATTTGCTGTATCTAGTGGCCCTGGTTCCTTTACTGGTCTTAGAATAGGTATTGCAACAGTTAAAGGTCTTGCTGATGGAACTGGGAAACCTTTTGTTGGCATTTCATCATTAGATGGATTAGCATTTAATTTAGCTTATAGTAGTGGTATTATATGCCCAATTATCGATGCATTAAGGGATAATGTTTATACTGCATTATATTCCTTTGAAGATGGAAAATTAAAAAAATTAACTGACTATATGGCTTTACATATTGATGAATTAATTTCTATTATAAAAGAAACAAACTGTGATTCTGTAAACTTTATAGGAGATGCTATCCCTAAATTTAAAGATAAATTATCCATTAGTTTTTCGAAAGTTTATTTTGCTCCTAATAATGTTAACTTTGCAAGAGCTTCTTCATTAGGTGAACTAGGTCTTCAATTATTAAAAGATGGAGTTTCTGATAATTCACTTACATTTGCTCCTATTTATCTTAGAAAATCACAAGCTGAAAGAGAATACGAAAATAAATTAAGGATGAAAGAAAATGAATAA
- a CDS encoding ECF transporter S component produces the protein MRHNNLNKMIKISLLSVMAFILMFFEVSMPIFPNFLKIDISDLPALLGSFALGPLEGVGIELFKNILHVIFKGTQTGLVGEFANFIVGAVFVLIAGYIYRCKKSKKTAILGLLTGSIVMSVVAAVLNYSIFLPLFAKVLKIPMDAFVSMGSFVNPKIHTLRDLVMWSILPFNLVKGLIVSIITLVMYKSVSPILHKDEVIQKRKINALENQR, from the coding sequence ATGAGACATAATAATTTAAACAAAATGATTAAAATATCACTTTTATCTGTTATGGCATTTATATTAATGTTTTTTGAAGTGTCTATGCCGATATTTCCTAACTTCTTAAAAATAGACATAAGTGATCTTCCAGCACTACTTGGTTCCTTTGCACTTGGACCATTAGAGGGAGTTGGAATTGAGTTATTTAAAAACATATTGCATGTAATATTTAAAGGAACACAGACTGGACTTGTTGGTGAATTTGCAAATTTTATAGTAGGTGCAGTATTTGTTTTGATAGCAGGATATATATATAGATGTAAAAAATCTAAGAAAACGGCTATTTTAGGATTGTTAACAGGTTCCATAGTAATGTCCGTAGTTGCAGCAGTATTAAATTATAGTATATTTTTACCTTTATTTGCAAAAGTATTAAAAATTCCAATGGATGCTTTTGTATCAATGGGAAGCTTTGTAAATCCTAAGATACACACTTTAAGGGATTTAGTTATGTGGTCTATATTACCTTTTAACTTAGTGAAGGGGTTAATTGTATCCATTATAACTTTAGTTATGTATAAAAGTGTATCACCTATATTACACAAAGATGAAGTTATACAAAAAAGAAAAATTAATGCTTTAGAAAATCAACGATAA
- a CDS encoding polymer-forming cytoskeletal protein, producing MKLEVNYRILRLLLILFIMLITSIFIIKFFGRGESIHKFLFKNTITVQSEEEFNYNILNIYGDVHIRGKTTGNISTIGSDVYIDGEVKGNIICLFGRIHKGEKAKVYGKEVEVSKEKRDKFIENSIFHINQLLYIIIGIIICESLYFMDSKQRLRVANKLSSSLSEKFKYGYIIGISEVLILLVLIFSFLGIQFSPAIGLIPLISLVGFIMYIIGFISIIIYIGKKINLNLSIQIPYPVYISLFIIIYSFIRNIPYLGIIIEAFLVIPLSMGMIYVEYFHNCLNRLNSSFYEKTR from the coding sequence ATGAAGTTAGAGGTTAATTATAGAATCCTTAGATTGTTATTGATATTATTTATAATGTTAATAACATCTATATTTATTATAAAGTTTTTTGGAAGAGGAGAAAGTATACATAAATTTTTATTTAAAAATACAATAACTGTTCAATCTGAAGAAGAGTTTAATTATAATATATTAAATATTTATGGAGATGTACATATAAGAGGAAAGACTACGGGTAATATATCTACAATAGGTTCAGATGTATATATAGATGGGGAGGTTAAAGGAAATATTATATGTTTGTTTGGAAGAATTCATAAAGGAGAAAAGGCAAAGGTATATGGAAAAGAAGTAGAAGTAAGTAAAGAAAAAAGAGATAAGTTTATTGAAAACAGTATTTTTCATATTAATCAGCTTTTATATATAATAATTGGAATAATTATTTGTGAAAGTTTATATTTTATGGATAGTAAACAAAGGTTGAGAGTAGCTAATAAATTATCTAGTAGTTTAAGTGAAAAGTTTAAATATGGATATATTATTGGCATTAGTGAAGTGTTGATATTGTTAGTTTTAATTTTTTCTTTTTTAGGAATACAATTTTCTCCAGCAATAGGACTTATACCACTTATTTCCCTTGTGGGATTTATTATGTATATTATAGGTTTTATATCAATAATAATATATATAGGTAAGAAGATAAACTTAAATTTAAGTATTCAAATACCGTACCCGGTTTATATAAGTTTATTTATTATAATATATAGTTTTATAAGAAATATACCCTATTTAGGTATTATTATAGAAGCTTTTTTAGTAATTCCTTTATCTATGGGTATGATTTATGTTGAGTATTTTCATAATTGTTTAAATAGATTAAATTCTAGTTTCTATGAAAAAACTAGATAA
- a CDS encoding chromate transporter: MTLFNLFITFFKIGLFSFGGGYAMLSMIQQEVVSIHGWVKTEEFINMVAISQATPGPIAINMATYVGFKVNSVLGAVFATLGVITPSVIIMVIITRFFVKFKNNKYVEGAFLGIRPTTVGLVAAAAILVTTGAFIDFKSIIIFICAFILSYKKFDPILLIIISGILGYILY; encoded by the coding sequence ATGACACTATTTAATCTTTTTATAACCTTCTTCAAAATAGGACTTTTTAGCTTTGGTGGGGGATATGCTATGTTATCTATGATACAACAAGAAGTAGTAAGTATTCATGGATGGGTTAAAACAGAAGAATTTATAAATATGGTTGCCATTTCTCAAGCAACTCCAGGTCCTATTGCCATAAATATGGCAACTTATGTAGGATTTAAGGTGAATAGTGTGTTAGGAGCAGTATTTGCAACACTAGGAGTTATAACTCCATCAGTTATAATAATGGTTATTATAACTAGATTTTTTGTTAAGTTTAAAAATAATAAGTATGTAGAGGGTGCCTTTTTAGGAATTAGGCCGACTACAGTTGGTTTAGTAGCTGCTGCTGCAATACTTGTAACTACTGGTGCATTTATTGATTTTAAAAGTATAATTATTTTTATATGTGCATTTATATTATCATATAAGAAGTTTGATCCCATACTTTTAATAATAATATCAGGAATTTTGGGGTACATATTATATTAA
- the tsaE gene encoding tRNA (adenosine(37)-N6)-threonylcarbamoyltransferase complex ATPase subunit type 1 TsaE — translation MNFIVDSVDKTVDIGLQIGKLVNRGDIICLIGDLGTGKTHITKGIAKGLEIHDHITSPTFNIVNEYKGRLKLYHFDVYRVNDPDEIEAIGFDEYIFGDGVSIVEWANYIEELIPKEYLKVEITKLPELGDTFRKINITYNGNRYNYVKEIKI, via the coding sequence ATGAATTTTATAGTTGATAGTGTAGATAAAACTGTTGATATTGGATTACAAATAGGTAAGCTTGTAAATAGAGGTGATATTATATGTTTAATTGGAGATCTTGGTACTGGGAAAACTCATATAACCAAAGGTATAGCTAAAGGTCTTGAAATTCATGATCATATAACTAGTCCTACTTTTAACATAGTTAACGAATATAAAGGAAGACTTAAATTATACCACTTTGATGTATATAGAGTTAATGATCCTGATGAAATAGAAGCTATTGGCTTTGATGAATATATATTTGGAGATGGTGTTAGCATTGTTGAATGGGCTAACTATATAGAAGAATTAATTCCAAAGGAATATTTAAAAGTAGAAATAACAAAATTACCTGAACTTGGAGATACTTTTAGAAAAATAAATATAACTTATAATGGTAACAGATACAATTATGTAAAGGAGATTAAAATATGA
- a CDS encoding metal ABC transporter solute-binding protein, Zn/Mn family, with protein MKPVLKKLFITTTFIVMLILTGCTKSSYSNKNNTTNDKLTVAVSIIPEETFVKSIAGDLVNVVTMIPPGQSPETFEPTPDLLERFSKSKLYFTMSVPAEVNSILPKTKDFNSNVKIIDLASEVRKTYKDREFAPGSRDPHIWLSPKRVKIMINVIKNNLCSLDPNNKDIYEKNAKTYINKLDDADKNIKASLKTLKTKSIIVYHPAFGYFADDYGLEMIALEEEGKESTPQDMQKIIDFGKSKGIKTIFYQAETDSKQATTSAKELGGKAEKLAPLDPNYIENLKKMSNTFKSILN; from the coding sequence ATGAAACCCGTATTAAAGAAATTGTTTATTACAACAACTTTTATCGTAATGCTTATTTTAACCGGTTGCACTAAAAGTTCATATTCAAACAAAAATAATACTACAAACGATAAATTAACAGTAGCTGTTTCTATAATACCAGAAGAAACCTTTGTTAAGTCTATTGCTGGAGATTTAGTTAATGTAGTTACTATGATTCCACCTGGACAAAGTCCTGAAACTTTTGAACCTACTCCAGATCTTTTAGAAAGATTCAGTAAATCAAAGCTATATTTCACCATGAGTGTTCCTGCTGAGGTTAACTCAATATTACCAAAGACAAAAGACTTTAATTCAAATGTAAAAATTATAGATCTTGCAAGTGAAGTAAGAAAAACTTATAAAGATAGAGAATTTGCTCCTGGTAGTCGTGATCCACATATATGGTTATCTCCTAAAAGAGTTAAAATTATGATAAATGTAATAAAAAATAATCTTTGTTCTCTAGATCCAAATAATAAAGATATTTATGAAAAAAATGCAAAAACATATATAAATAAACTAGATGACGCTGATAAAAATATAAAAGCTTCTTTAAAAACACTAAAAACTAAATCTATAATAGTATATCATCCTGCCTTCGGATATTTTGCTGATGATTACGGATTAGAAATGATTGCTTTAGAAGAAGAAGGAAAAGAATCTACACCGCAAGATATGCAAAAAATAATAGACTTTGGTAAATCTAAAGGTATAAAAACAATATTTTATCAAGCTGAAACTGATAGTAAACAAGCTACAACATCTGCCAAAGAATTAGGTGGGAAAGCAGAGAAACTTGCCCCTCTTGATCCTAATTATATTGAGAATTTAAAGAAAATGTCTAATACATTTAAATCTATACTTAATTAA